The Dyadobacter subterraneus genome window below encodes:
- a CDS encoding HpcH/HpaI aldolase family protein: MGLLQKLKNGENVYGTCITSTGPMWPAAIKRTGVDFVFIDTEHIPLGRNELAVLCQQFRALNITPIVRIPCPDPFLACQAIDGGALGIVAPYLESVDQVLELVGATKYRPLKGELLTKYLNGTEPIPEIVKSYVENHNAENICIANIESVPAMEKLDDLLSVKGLDAVFIGPHDLSVSLGLPEQYDHPDFEAAVKTIIKKTRAKGLAIGIHFSLEPERQIQWIKEGANIVVHSFDVALFTQRLRHDFDIIKDAVGDAKNQADNTAMVV, translated from the coding sequence ATGGGACTTTTACAAAAATTAAAAAACGGCGAAAACGTATACGGAACCTGCATCACATCAACAGGACCAATGTGGCCTGCTGCCATCAAACGCACCGGGGTAGATTTCGTTTTCATCGATACTGAACACATTCCATTAGGAAGAAATGAACTAGCGGTTTTATGTCAGCAATTCCGTGCTTTGAATATTACACCGATCGTGCGCATTCCGTGTCCGGATCCGTTTCTGGCTTGTCAGGCTATTGATGGCGGCGCATTAGGTATTGTAGCTCCGTATCTTGAATCGGTTGATCAGGTTTTGGAACTGGTTGGCGCGACAAAATATCGTCCGCTAAAAGGAGAATTGCTGACAAAATACCTAAACGGAACTGAGCCGATTCCCGAGATTGTAAAAAGTTATGTTGAGAATCACAACGCTGAAAATATTTGTATAGCCAATATCGAAAGTGTTCCGGCGATGGAAAAACTGGACGATTTACTGTCAGTAAAAGGTCTGGATGCCGTTTTTATCGGTCCGCATGATTTATCGGTAAGTCTGGGATTACCGGAGCAATATGACCATCCTGATTTTGAAGCGGCCGTTAAAACGATAATCAAAAAAACCAGAGCCAAAGGACTTGCCATTGGTATTCATTTTTCTTTGGAACCTGAACGCCAGATTCAGTGGATTAAGGAAGGAGCCAATATTGTCGTTCACAGTTTTGATGTGGCACTTTTCACACAGCGTTTGCGCCATGATTTTGATATCATTAAGGATGCTGTGGGTGATGCAAAAAACCAGGCTGATAACACTGCTATGGTCGTTTAA
- a CDS encoding acyltransferase family protein, which translates to MINRSDAPTRLVSLDAMRGFTIALMITVNFPGSEEYVYATLSHSKWNGLTFTDLVAPFFLFIVGVSIVFAFSKKLEDQSPKNELYKKIVIRSLKIFAVGMFLNMMPDFDLMHLRWTGTLHRIAIVFLICAILFLNTNWKQQAIIGVTILILYCLAMNLIPTPGYGKVMLERGINLAAWVDQQYLPGKMWQGTWDPEGILSTFPSIVTGITGMLAGALMLTNYSQTEKVSYLMTIGLFTAAAGYFWGLGFPVNENIWTSSFVLVTSGFAALLFGALYFIIDILGYKKGTKPGIIFGANAITIYVLADVFALFLYLLPFGEKTLNQHFVDTFISVGFAPKLASLIYALLFVSINFIPALLLYRKKIFIKL; encoded by the coding sequence ATGATTAATCGCAGTGATGCCCCAACTCGCCTAGTTTCCCTGGACGCCATGCGTGGTTTTACCATTGCGCTGATGATCACGGTAAACTTTCCGGGGAGCGAAGAATATGTTTATGCCACTTTAAGTCATTCCAAATGGAACGGACTTACTTTCACAGATCTTGTCGCTCCTTTTTTCCTCTTTATTGTGGGCGTTTCCATTGTTTTTGCTTTTTCAAAAAAACTGGAAGATCAAAGTCCTAAAAACGAATTATATAAAAAGATCGTCATCCGGTCTTTAAAAATATTTGCCGTAGGCATGTTTCTAAACATGATGCCGGATTTCGATTTGATGCACTTACGATGGACCGGCACTTTGCACAGAATTGCGATCGTGTTTTTGATCTGCGCCATTTTATTTCTGAATACAAACTGGAAGCAACAGGCAATCATTGGCGTTACGATTTTGATTCTCTATTGTCTTGCGATGAATTTAATTCCAACACCGGGTTATGGAAAAGTAATGTTGGAACGCGGTATTAATCTCGCAGCCTGGGTTGATCAGCAATATTTACCCGGAAAAATGTGGCAGGGCACCTGGGATCCCGAAGGAATTCTAAGCACTTTTCCATCCATCGTAACAGGAATTACCGGAATGTTGGCGGGAGCATTAATGCTTACCAATTATTCCCAAACTGAAAAAGTAAGTTATCTGATGACCATCGGGCTTTTCACCGCGGCGGCCGGCTATTTCTGGGGACTTGGTTTTCCGGTGAATGAAAATATCTGGACAAGTTCTTTCGTCCTGGTTACTTCCGGTTTCGCTGCATTGCTTTTTGGTGCCCTATATTTTATAATTGATATTCTGGGTTATAAAAAAGGTACAAAACCCGGTATCATTTTCGGCGCAAATGCCATCACGATTTATGTTCTCGCCGATGTTTTTGCACTTTTCCTTTATCTCTTGCCTTTTGGTGAGAAAACATTAAATCAGCACTTTGTCGATACCTTCATTTCAGTCGGATTTGCTCCAAAACTGGCCAGTCTGATTTATGCTTTACTTTTCGTATCAATCAATTTTATACCCGCGCTGCTGCTTTACAGAAAAAAGATTTTCATCAAACTATAA
- a CDS encoding alpha-glucuronidase family glycosyl hydrolase codes for MHKSIFSFLFITCFFSLTQNAKAQKLDLSKAQLYTTVSDKNTLLRSLEVLQNEVEKRSGIKFQIVKKLPKSGQETIIVALENDIPKLADSYKTSLNKLPEIKSEGFKLLVLPTEKTVLIVGKDARGILYGVGRLLRNMEIRQGEIHVEEDLAIATSPRYPIRGHQLGYRPKTNAYDAFSVAGFDQYIRDLSLFGANSIEIMPPRTDDDFTSPHMKLPAIKMIVEQSRICKEYGLNVSIWYPNLGKDYANPDSIKKELKEREEIFSILPKLDAVFVPAGDPGDLEPDVLFAWLEKEAVLLKKYHPKAKIWVSPQVFRPTQKWFDAFFSHVNKEYSWFGGVVFGPWIKLPVQKIRELVKPSIPIRHYPDITHNYSSQYPVPNWDLAYAMTLGRESINPRPHDEKAIHNAFDQYGVGSISYSEGTNDDVNKFVWSDQDWDPERPVIETLRDYARLFISPDFTETFAQGIVALENNWRGELLTNESVDRTLLQWQQIEKQAPLKVQQTARFQMGLIRAYFDAYTRQRLIYETALESQAKEILENAKTGTSLASIQQAKGILETAWKKPILLDYQAKCHSLADSLFKSIGAQLTIKKHGAMSGRGNFIDLINMPLNDAPWLLDQFGQIEKISDESERLKKIHEMLHRTDSGPGGFYDHFGDSKSWHRVVQNLSWKEDPGSLLSPRTSFGVGLVGEEWVDEIQATGFKGQVTPRVWMKQVKTLYDQPLKIHYDEIDPKADYRIRIAYTGRFRSRMKMTTDDGQTVHDFIQTGETPIYEFDVPKAAISDGEVTFIWNCGEGERGSQVTEIWLIKK; via the coding sequence ATGCATAAGTCCATTTTTAGCTTTTTATTCATTACATGCTTTTTTTCGCTTACCCAAAATGCAAAAGCGCAAAAACTTGACCTTTCAAAGGCACAGCTATATACGACTGTTTCGGATAAAAATACTTTACTGAGAAGTTTGGAAGTTTTGCAAAATGAAGTTGAAAAGCGCAGTGGTATCAAATTTCAAATTGTCAAAAAATTGCCAAAATCAGGACAGGAAACTATTATCGTTGCCCTTGAAAATGATATTCCAAAACTCGCAGATTCCTATAAAACATCTCTGAATAAATTGCCAGAAATTAAAAGTGAAGGCTTTAAACTTTTGGTTTTACCAACGGAAAAAACCGTTCTGATTGTTGGAAAAGATGCAAGAGGAATTTTATATGGTGTTGGCCGTTTGTTACGGAATATGGAAATCCGGCAGGGGGAAATTCATGTTGAAGAAGACCTCGCCATAGCTACCAGTCCGCGCTATCCGATTCGTGGACATCAGCTTGGATACCGGCCAAAAACCAATGCTTATGATGCATTTTCTGTCGCAGGATTTGATCAGTATATCAGGGATCTTTCACTTTTTGGTGCAAACAGTATTGAAATTATGCCGCCAAGAACGGATGATGATTTCACCAGTCCGCATATGAAACTGCCTGCAATCAAAATGATTGTTGAACAATCCAGAATTTGTAAAGAATATGGCTTGAATGTTTCCATCTGGTATCCTAACCTTGGGAAAGATTATGCAAATCCGGATTCAATCAAAAAAGAACTGAAAGAAAGAGAAGAAATATTTTCCATTCTGCCAAAACTCGATGCTGTTTTTGTACCGGCCGGCGATCCGGGAGATCTGGAACCGGATGTTCTTTTTGCCTGGCTTGAAAAAGAAGCCGTTTTACTAAAAAAATATCATCCAAAGGCTAAAATCTGGGTTTCCCCACAAGTTTTCCGTCCGACGCAAAAGTGGTTTGATGCGTTCTTTTCTCATGTCAATAAAGAATATTCCTGGTTTGGCGGAGTCGTTTTTGGTCCCTGGATAAAATTGCCGGTGCAGAAAATCCGGGAACTTGTAAAACCTTCCATTCCCATTCGTCATTATCCGGACATTACCCATAATTACAGCTCTCAATATCCTGTCCCAAATTGGGATCTGGCTTATGCGATGACGCTGGGAAGAGAAAGTATCAATCCACGCCCACACGATGAAAAAGCAATTCATAACGCTTTTGACCAATATGGCGTTGGCAGTATCAGTTATTCGGAAGGAACAAATGATGACGTCAACAAATTTGTTTGGAGCGACCAGGATTGGGATCCGGAACGGCCTGTAATTGAAACACTTCGCGATTACGCACGTTTGTTCATAAGCCCGGATTTTACAGAAACTTTTGCACAGGGAATTGTCGCGCTGGAAAATAACTGGCGTGGTGAGTTACTTACTAACGAAAGTGTAGACCGGACCTTACTGCAATGGCAGCAAATTGAAAAACAAGCACCGCTGAAAGTCCAGCAAACTGCACGTTTTCAAATGGGATTGATCCGAGCGTATTTTGACGCTTATACCCGTCAGCGTTTAATTTATGAAACTGCCTTAGAATCGCAGGCGAAAGAAATTCTGGAAAATGCAAAAACCGGAACATCGTTAGCATCAATTCAGCAAGCAAAAGGCATTTTGGAAACTGCCTGGAAAAAACCGATTTTATTAGACTATCAGGCGAAATGTCATTCCCTGGCAGATTCATTATTTAAAAGTATCGGCGCACAATTGACTATTAAAAAACATGGCGCCATGTCTGGTCGGGGAAATTTTATCGACTTGATCAATATGCCGCTCAATGATGCGCCCTGGCTTTTGGATCAGTTCGGACAAATTGAGAAAATATCCGACGAATCTGAAAGACTGAAAAAAATTCATGAAATGCTGCATCGCACAGATTCCGGTCCTGGTGGTTTTTATGATCATTTTGGAGATTCTAAAAGCTGGCACCGGGTTGTTCAGAATCTGAGCTGGAAAGAAGATCCGGGAAGTTTGCTGTCGCCCAGAACAAGTTTTGGCGTTGGATTAGTTGGTGAAGAATGGGTGGATGAAATTCAGGCAACCGGATTTAAAGGACAGGTAACGCCGCGTGTCTGGATGAAACAGGTAAAAACTTTGTACGACCAGCCGCTGAAAATTCATTACGATGAAATTGATCCAAAAGCTGATTACCGCATCCGTATCGCCTACACCGGAAGATTCCGTTCGCGTATGAAAATGACGACGGATGATGGCCAGACCGTTCATGATTTTATTCAAACGGGAGAAACGCCGATTTATGAATTTGATGTACCGAAAGCGGCTATTTCAGACGGTGAAGTCACTTTCATCTGGAACTGCGGCGAAGGAGAAAGAGGATCTCAGGTTACTGAAATCTGGTTAATTAAAAAATAA
- a CDS encoding family 20 glycosylhydrolase — MKKSFLLFIASFVLLAACSPSGKFSKEEAQKIAVSWKLVTNFTDVDGMFQAKFTIKNGGNIALNDKNWTLFFNMSPRPIQTNKTPEPAIVEHINGDWYKLKPGKDFKLNSGDSMTINYTGTEGVIKETDAPMGLYFVFYDNEGKEQDIVEVADFKVEPFTTKEQILRGKMDLEPLPTAELRYDQNLVMSTLGADQIQKIIPAPVKVVNGTGTFSLNNETTIYAEAGLEGEAKYLSEKLKTLTGKDYQPQSGLPTTGVTNGIILKSGKIQINGISREAYNLGINASGITITGSDAAGVFYGIQSLLALVPLEIYQKPAANIAFGFTQIEDAPRFYFRGLHLDVSRNFQTKESVKRIIDLLATYKVNHLLFYTTEDEGWRVEIDGLPELTKVGAQRQHTTSIKTSVLHPSYGSGPFANAEGKHGSGFYTKADFIDILKYANDRHIKVIPELNFPGHARAAIKSMEARYERLMKEGKEKEANEYRLIDPDDKSVYLSAQAYKDNVVSVGRESTYHFFEKVVDEMAKMYKEAGLTMDTFHTGGDEVAEGAWSGSPMAAKLIKENPEIKSPKNLQAYFFRRLVPRLEKRGLKIHGWEEVALTKTPAGKYLANPEFSGRQVVPYIWNNVFDVDLGNRLANAGYQVVLCNVTNFYFDMSYNNDPKEPGLYWAGFVNTWDNWAFAPFDMFKTTFSTGMGKPMKEEFVGKEKLKPEARKNILGLEAELWSETIKGRDMMEYSILPKLLGFSESAWSKERSWETIEDKTTRDKAIATGWNVFANSIAQKEIPRLSYLNGGYNYRLPLPGAIVEGGMLKANVDLPGLAIRYTTDGSEPTAQSALYSSPVKVSGTVKLKSFDKAGKSSRSSIVEAK; from the coding sequence ATGAAGAAATCATTCTTATTATTTATTGCCTCGTTCGTGCTGCTGGCTGCATGCAGTCCATCAGGTAAATTTTCCAAAGAAGAAGCGCAGAAAATTGCCGTTTCCTGGAAGCTGGTCACAAACTTTACGGATGTAGATGGCATGTTCCAGGCAAAATTCACGATTAAAAACGGAGGTAATATTGCCCTGAATGATAAGAATTGGACCTTGTTTTTCAACATGTCGCCCAGACCGATTCAAACCAATAAAACACCTGAGCCTGCTATTGTAGAACATATCAACGGCGACTGGTATAAACTGAAACCGGGCAAAGATTTCAAATTAAATTCAGGTGATTCCATGACTATTAATTATACCGGAACAGAAGGTGTGATTAAAGAAACGGATGCACCGATGGGATTGTATTTTGTTTTCTATGACAATGAAGGAAAAGAGCAGGATATCGTCGAGGTTGCTGATTTCAAAGTTGAACCATTTACTACAAAAGAGCAGATTTTACGAGGGAAAATGGATCTTGAACCACTTCCAACTGCGGAACTTCGTTACGATCAAAATCTGGTGATGTCAACTTTGGGTGCAGATCAGATTCAAAAGATTATCCCAGCACCAGTGAAAGTTGTGAACGGCACCGGCACTTTTAGTTTGAATAACGAAACGACTATTTATGCTGAGGCCGGACTTGAAGGTGAGGCAAAATATTTAAGTGAAAAATTAAAAACACTTACCGGAAAAGATTACCAGCCGCAAAGTGGTTTGCCAACAACGGGTGTAACCAACGGAATTATTCTTAAATCCGGAAAAATTCAGATTAACGGCATTTCCCGCGAGGCATATAATCTTGGGATAAATGCCAGTGGAATTACCATTACAGGAAGTGATGCAGCTGGTGTTTTTTATGGTATACAAAGTTTACTGGCACTTGTTCCGTTGGAGATTTATCAAAAACCTGCTGCTAATATTGCCTTTGGTTTTACACAAATTGAAGACGCGCCACGCTTCTATTTCCGCGGATTGCATCTGGATGTAAGCCGTAATTTCCAGACGAAGGAATCTGTAAAACGTATTATTGATTTATTGGCGACTTACAAAGTTAACCACCTCTTATTTTATACAACCGAAGATGAAGGCTGGCGCGTAGAAATTGACGGTCTGCCTGAACTGACGAAAGTAGGTGCACAACGCCAGCATACAACGAGTATAAAAACATCGGTTTTGCATCCTTCTTATGGTTCCGGTCCGTTTGCAAACGCGGAAGGAAAACATGGCAGCGGATTTTATACCAAAGCAGATTTTATCGATATTTTGAAATATGCAAATGACAGACATATCAAGGTTATTCCTGAACTGAATTTTCCTGGACACGCCCGCGCTGCGATCAAATCCATGGAAGCACGTTATGAGCGTTTGATGAAAGAAGGAAAGGAAAAAGAAGCCAACGAATATCGTTTGATCGATCCGGATGACAAGTCGGTTTATCTTTCGGCGCAGGCTTATAAGGATAACGTTGTAAGTGTTGGCCGTGAATCGACTTACCATTTCTTTGAAAAAGTGGTGGATGAAATGGCGAAAATGTACAAGGAAGCAGGTTTGACGATGGACACATTCCATACCGGTGGAGATGAAGTTGCAGAAGGTGCCTGGTCTGGTTCTCCAATGGCTGCGAAACTGATCAAGGAAAATCCTGAAATCAAAAGTCCGAAAAATCTTCAGGCTTATTTTTTCAGAAGACTGGTACCGCGTTTGGAAAAACGTGGTCTTAAAATCCATGGCTGGGAAGAAGTCGCGCTTACGAAAACGCCTGCGGGAAAATATCTGGCAAATCCTGAATTTTCTGGTCGGCAGGTAGTACCCTATATCTGGAACAACGTATTTGATGTGGATTTAGGTAATCGTTTGGCAAATGCTGGCTATCAGGTTGTGCTTTGTAATGTTACCAATTTCTACTTCGACATGTCCTACAACAATGATCCGAAAGAGCCGGGATTGTATTGGGCAGGTTTTGTAAATACGTGGGATAACTGGGCTTTTGCCCCTTTTGACATGTTCAAAACGACATTTTCAACAGGCATGGGAAAACCGATGAAAGAAGAATTTGTCGGCAAAGAGAAATTAAAACCAGAAGCCAGAAAAAATATTCTTGGTCTGGAAGCAGAACTTTGGAGTGAGACGATTAAGGGAAGAGATATGATGGAATACTCTATCCTGCCCAAATTGTTAGGATTCTCGGAAAGTGCCTGGTCTAAGGAAAGAAGCTGGGAAACGATTGAGGACAAAACAACACGCGACAAAGCGATTGCAACAGGCTGGAATGTTTTTGCCAATTCTATTGCACAAAAAGAAATTCCAAGATTGAGTTATCTGAACGGCGGATACAATTATCGTTTGCCGTTGCCGGGTGCAATTGTTGAAGGCGGAATGCTGAAAGCAAATGTAGATTTGCCGGGATTAGCCATTCGTTATACAACGGACGGTTCCGAGCCAACAGCTCAGTCGGCCCTGTATAGCAGTCCCGTAAAAGTATCGGGAACGGTGAAATTGAAAAGTTTTGACAAGGCCGGCAAGTCAAGTCGTTCAAGTATTGTTGAGGCAAAATAA
- a CDS encoding nucleoside hydrolase, with protein MKSQYILSIKMKYFLAFVFLLGNLHCFAQISRPQPVSMILDTDIGPDYDDVGAMAVMHVLADRGEVKPLAVIASNKNTLVAPAIEILNTYFGRPELPIAGPKGKAPDMGASQKWPEMLAAKYPHKIKSTDETPDAIQTYRKILASQPDQSVTIVTIGFLTNLANLLESEPDKISKLSGMDLVKRKVKELVSMAGAFPNGREFNVYIDSTAAEKVFTKWPTQIIFSGFEIGKEIKTGLRLVADQKLESPVKDVYALSMPQSKDDEQGRMSWDQTAVLVGIRGARHYFDLKRGKMIMNGGKNSWSDDPMGPHAYLTPEMPFKELTMVIESLMMFQGAGK; from the coding sequence ATGAAATCGCAATACATCCTTTCTATCAAAATGAAGTACTTTTTAGCATTCGTTTTTCTTTTGGGAAATCTCCATTGTTTTGCACAAATTTCCCGTCCCCAGCCAGTTTCGATGATTCTGGATACTGATATTGGTCCCGATTATGACGACGTTGGTGCAATGGCGGTTATGCATGTGCTGGCAGATCGGGGTGAAGTGAAACCGCTGGCTGTAATAGCCAGTAATAAAAACACATTGGTCGCACCAGCAATAGAAATCCTGAACACTTATTTCGGCAGACCGGAATTGCCTATTGCCGGTCCAAAAGGTAAGGCGCCGGATATGGGTGCATCACAAAAATGGCCGGAGATGCTGGCAGCAAAGTATCCCCATAAAATCAAATCGACTGACGAAACACCGGATGCGATCCAGACATATCGTAAAATTCTGGCTTCTCAGCCAGATCAAAGTGTTACAATTGTTACGATTGGTTTTCTTACTAATCTGGCTAATTTATTAGAATCGGAGCCTGACAAAATTTCGAAATTATCCGGTATGGATCTGGTGAAAAGAAAAGTGAAAGAGCTGGTTTCCATGGCCGGAGCTTTTCCAAATGGCAGGGAATTTAATGTATATATTGATTCAACAGCTGCGGAAAAAGTATTTACAAAATGGCCGACACAAATTATTTTCAGTGGTTTTGAAATAGGAAAGGAAATTAAAACCGGATTACGCCTGGTTGCAGATCAAAAACTGGAAAGTCCGGTAAAAGACGTTTATGCCTTGTCAATGCCGCAAAGTAAGGACGACGAGCAAGGCAGAATGAGCTGGGATCAGACGGCTGTGCTCGTAGGTATCCGCGGAGCGCGGCATTATTTTGATTTGAAAAGAGGGAAAATGATCATGAATGGAGGAAAGAATTCATGGAGCGACGATCCCATGGGGCCACATGCCTACCTGACACCAGAAATGCCGTTTAAGGAATTGACTATGGTGATAGAATCTTTGATGATGTTTCAGGGAGCAGGCAAATAA
- a CDS encoding MFS transporter, with amino-acid sequence MKRNAFIVILILLIFFVISFLTNILGPIIPDIVESFDLSIGLAGFLPFAFFVAYGVMSIPAGLMVEKYGEKTVLLLAFILSFGGALLFAVIPGFSIALSSLFLIGVGMAMLQVVINPLLRVAGGEEKFAFNSVLAQLFFGAASFLSPLLYSYLVLNVHSSNSGFLIDILNNLVPENLKWVSLYWVFAVISLLMVVIIALVKFPKVDLKEDEKIDVGKAFTELLANKSVLLFFFGIFAYVGTEQGIANWISKFLQTYHNVDPATIGASVISYFWGLLTIGCFLGLILLKLLDSRKVLIFFTIGAIISLLAALFGSKEVSLYAFALTGFFASVMYSVIFSLALNSVPNHHGTFSGILCAGIAGGAVVPLIIGGLGELFGLKLAMLFLLVTLGYILSIGVWAKPLVNNDTVKSFKELFA; translated from the coding sequence ATGAAGCGAAATGCATTTATCGTTATACTGATATTACTGATTTTCTTTGTAATATCTTTCCTTACCAACATTTTAGGCCCAATCATTCCTGACATTGTTGAAAGTTTTGATCTCAGTATCGGATTGGCCGGTTTTCTTCCCTTTGCTTTTTTCGTGGCTTATGGCGTGATGTCGATTCCGGCAGGTTTAATGGTGGAGAAATATGGCGAAAAAACGGTTTTGCTATTGGCTTTTATTCTTTCTTTTGGCGGCGCATTGCTTTTTGCAGTGATTCCGGGGTTTTCAATTGCCTTGTCTTCGCTTTTCCTCATAGGTGTTGGTATGGCCATGTTACAGGTCGTGATCAATCCGTTGTTACGGGTAGCGGGCGGGGAGGAGAAATTTGCTTTTAATTCTGTTCTTGCCCAGTTATTTTTTGGAGCAGCTTCCTTCCTCAGTCCGCTACTTTATAGTTATCTGGTACTCAATGTACACTCTTCAAATTCGGGTTTTCTGATTGATATTCTGAATAATCTCGTTCCCGAAAATTTGAAATGGGTATCACTTTACTGGGTTTTTGCAGTCATTTCTTTGCTGATGGTTGTGATTATTGCCTTGGTGAAATTCCCGAAAGTTGATCTGAAAGAAGATGAAAAAATTGATGTGGGAAAAGCTTTTACCGAGCTTCTTGCTAATAAATCCGTGCTGCTTTTCTTTTTTGGAATTTTCGCTTACGTGGGTACGGAACAGGGAATTGCGAACTGGATTTCCAAATTTTTACAAACCTATCACAATGTGGATCCGGCTACAATTGGCGCCTCGGTTATCTCTTATTTCTGGGGTTTATTGACTATCGGATGTTTCCTCGGACTAATTCTTTTAAAACTTCTCGACAGCCGGAAAGTATTAATTTTCTTCACAATCGGGGCAATTATTTCTTTGCTGGCGGCTCTTTTCGGATCGAAGGAAGTAAGCTTATACGCTTTTGCACTGACCGGCTTTTTTGCCTCGGTAATGTATTCTGTTATTTTTTCACTGGCGCTTAATTCTGTTCCCAATCATCATGGCACATTTTCCGGAATTTTGTGTGCGGGAATTGCCGGTGGTGCTGTTGTGCCGCTGATCATCGGTGGATTGGGTGAATTGTTCGGATTGAAACTTGCCATGCTTTTCTTACTTGTAACACTTGGATATATTTTGAGTATCGGCGTTTGGGCGAAGCCTTTGGTTAATAATGATACGGTTAAAAGTTTTAAGGAATTATTTGCGTAG
- a CDS encoding ROK family protein, with product MNIGVDIGGTNMRAGIELGGSITSQSNVLLENKESLSSTLSQLMDLIRPYTKYPVKGIGIGVPSVVNVDKGIVYNVMNIPSWEEVALRDLVEKEFNLPVSINNDVNCFTLGEHRFGAAKKYKSVVGMAIGTGIGSGVIINNELYPGNNCGAGEIGMLPYRDSILENYVCNRFFEDTLGMDAFDAHEAAIKGDSKVIKIWEEFGNHLGVVIKTIMYTYDPEAIILGGSLTKAHRFFKTSMLDSLKDFAYPESIKRLTLLLSENENIALLGAAALMDQ from the coding sequence ATGAATATAGGCGTAGATATCGGTGGGACCAACATGCGTGCCGGGATAGAATTGGGCGGATCCATTACCAGTCAGAGTAATGTGCTGCTTGAAAACAAGGAATCACTTTCCTCTACCTTATCCCAGCTCATGGATTTAATTCGTCCCTACACTAAATATCCGGTTAAAGGAATTGGTATTGGTGTACCTTCTGTGGTGAATGTGGACAAAGGAATTGTTTACAACGTAATGAATATTCCGTCGTGGGAAGAGGTTGCATTGCGTGATCTTGTTGAAAAAGAGTTTAATCTTCCTGTCTCAATCAATAACGATGTAAACTGTTTTACCCTGGGAGAGCATCGTTTTGGTGCTGCAAAAAAATACAAATCCGTTGTTGGGATGGCAATCGGGACGGGTATAGGATCAGGTGTAATTATTAATAATGAATTGTATCCCGGAAATAATTGTGGGGCCGGAGAAATTGGCATGCTGCCTTACCGGGATTCCATTCTGGAAAATTACGTCTGCAACCGTTTTTTTGAAGATACATTAGGAATGGATGCTTTTGATGCACATGAAGCGGCGATAAAAGGCGATTCCAAAGTCATAAAAATTTGGGAGGAATTTGGAAATCATTTGGGTGTTGTAATCAAAACGATCATGTATACCTATGATCCGGAAGCCATTATTTTGGGTGGTTCTTTGACAAAAGCACACAGGTTTTTCAAAACCAGCATGCTGGACAGTCTGAAAGATTTTGCTTATCCCGAATCCATCAAACGTCTTACCTTATTGCTTTCTGAAAACGAAAATATTGCTCTGCTGGGCGCTGCGGCACTAATGGATCAATAA